One Candidatus Palauibacter polyketidifaciens DNA segment encodes these proteins:
- a CDS encoding DUF5916 domain-containing protein — protein MGLATPLAAQDSAIGGETNARAAAAPALRAVRATEAPQIDGRLVEAAWNGAPVATDFVQFQPDPGEPASERTEVRVLYTDDAVYIGARMYDRDPDGIIRRLARRDEEVTTDAFSVAFDSYFDHRTAFRFSVSVAGVQSDALMFSDTQEDGDWDAVWESATGSDETGWTAELRIPLSQLRFASSSDDGSGSTWGINFVREIARLEESSVWSPLPEDRSRVVSAFGTLRDLQGLRPRRNLEVRPYVLSSATRAPGTADNPFYAATDLRQTVGGDLKYGITENLTLDVTVNPDFGQVEADPSVVNLTAFETFFPEKRPFFQEGSDIFGFSFGGGGDNNESLFYSRRIGRTPQGSVTGPAEYRDVPEATSILGAAKLSGKTADGWSIGFLDALTSSENAHFVSPGGTSGAQPVEPMTNYAVARVIKDFRDGESAVGVIGTATNRRLGAGGTLAFLADEAYTGGIDFRHRFGNGNYQIDGHVIGSTVSGSPEAIARIQRSSVHYFQSPDSRHGLDPTRTRLSGSTSTISFSKVGGGNWRYGLFGENRSPGFESNDLGFQQNADYRVGAVWVNYEQFRPQGPFRNWGVNAATWSGWTFNGERQFTGGNVNGNFQFKNFWRGFAGFNQEWAGLATTALRGGPTLYQPSQWSSWGGVFTDSRKPVRLGAVFNAGGEYRTATRRLGLSPNVTLQPSSRLQLNFGPSLQWNDRAWQFVSRPDASDGTHYVFARLSQQTVSITTRLNYTFSPDLSLQFYAQPFVSAGSYDRFMEVDDPRASDFADRFRTYGENEIRRLEANGFGLYQVDADRDGKPDFGFADPDFNVKSFRSNLVLRWQYRPGSTVFLVWSRDQQSFRNDGAFRLGDDLTDLARIPSTNIFLVKFEHWLGL, from the coding sequence ATGGGCCTGGCCACGCCGCTTGCGGCGCAGGACTCCGCGATCGGCGGCGAGACAAACGCGCGGGCCGCCGCGGCCCCGGCGCTCCGGGCCGTCCGCGCGACGGAAGCGCCGCAGATCGACGGACGGCTGGTCGAAGCTGCGTGGAACGGCGCGCCGGTTGCCACCGACTTCGTTCAGTTTCAGCCCGACCCGGGCGAGCCGGCGAGCGAGCGCACCGAGGTCCGGGTTCTCTATACGGACGACGCCGTCTACATCGGCGCGCGGATGTACGACCGCGATCCCGACGGGATTATCCGCCGGCTCGCGCGCCGCGATGAGGAGGTGACGACGGACGCCTTTTCCGTGGCGTTCGACAGCTACTTCGATCACCGCACGGCGTTCCGCTTCTCCGTCAGCGTGGCGGGCGTCCAGAGCGACGCGCTGATGTTCTCCGACACGCAGGAGGACGGCGATTGGGACGCGGTGTGGGAGAGCGCGACGGGCTCCGACGAAACGGGCTGGACCGCCGAACTGCGGATCCCCCTCTCGCAACTCCGGTTCGCCAGCTCATCGGACGACGGTTCCGGAAGCACGTGGGGCATCAACTTCGTGCGCGAGATCGCCCGCCTCGAGGAGTCGAGCGTTTGGTCGCCCCTGCCGGAGGATCGTTCGCGGGTCGTGTCCGCCTTCGGCACGCTGCGCGACCTCCAGGGCCTCCGGCCGCGCCGCAATCTGGAGGTACGGCCCTACGTCCTCTCGTCGGCCACGCGGGCGCCGGGCACTGCGGATAATCCGTTCTACGCGGCCACGGACTTGCGCCAGACGGTGGGCGGCGACCTGAAGTACGGGATCACGGAGAATCTCACGCTCGACGTCACCGTGAACCCCGATTTCGGGCAGGTCGAAGCGGATCCGTCCGTCGTAAACCTCACGGCGTTCGAGACGTTCTTCCCCGAGAAGCGGCCGTTCTTCCAAGAGGGATCGGACATCTTCGGTTTTTCCTTCGGCGGAGGCGGCGACAACAACGAGTCGCTCTTCTACAGCCGCCGGATCGGGCGTACGCCCCAGGGGTCCGTGACGGGCCCGGCGGAATACCGCGACGTGCCGGAGGCGACGAGCATTCTCGGAGCGGCGAAGCTGTCCGGGAAGACGGCGGACGGCTGGTCGATCGGGTTCCTCGATGCCCTGACTTCGAGTGAGAACGCACACTTCGTTTCGCCCGGGGGCACATCCGGCGCGCAACCCGTGGAGCCGATGACCAACTACGCCGTGGCGCGGGTCATCAAGGACTTCCGCGACGGAGAGAGCGCCGTCGGCGTCATCGGCACCGCCACGAACCGGCGCCTCGGCGCCGGAGGGACGCTCGCCTTCCTTGCGGACGAGGCGTACACCGGAGGGATCGACTTTCGGCATCGGTTCGGGAACGGGAACTATCAGATCGACGGTCACGTGATCGGGAGCACGGTGAGCGGGAGCCCGGAGGCGATCGCGCGCATCCAGCGTTCCTCCGTCCACTACTTCCAGAGCCCGGACTCCAGGCACGGACTGGACCCCACCCGCACGCGTCTGTCGGGCAGCACGTCGACGATCAGTTTCTCGAAGGTGGGAGGCGGGAACTGGCGCTACGGACTGTTCGGCGAGAACCGCTCGCCCGGCTTCGAATCGAATGACCTGGGATTCCAGCAGAACGCGGATTACCGGGTCGGGGCGGTCTGGGTGAACTACGAGCAGTTCCGGCCGCAGGGTCCGTTTCGGAACTGGGGCGTGAACGCGGCGACGTGGTCCGGCTGGACGTTCAACGGGGAACGGCAGTTCACGGGCGGCAACGTGAACGGGAACTTCCAGTTCAAGAACTTCTGGCGCGGTTTCGCCGGTTTCAACCAGGAGTGGGCGGGACTCGCCACGACGGCGCTGCGCGGAGGGCCCACGCTCTACCAGCCGAGCCAGTGGAGCAGCTGGGGCGGCGTGTTCACGGACTCCCGGAAGCCGGTGCGGCTCGGAGCCGTCTTCAACGCGGGAGGAGAGTACCGCACCGCGACCCGCCGCCTGGGCCTGTCGCCGAACGTGACGCTCCAGCCGTCGAGCCGTCTCCAGCTCAACTTCGGCCCGAGCCTGCAGTGGAACGATCGGGCGTGGCAGTTCGTCTCGCGCCCCGACGCCTCCGACGGGACGCACTACGTGTTCGCGCGTCTGAGCCAGCAGACGGTCTCGATCACGACGCGCCTGAACTACACGTTCAGCCCGGATCTTTCCCTTCAGTTCTACGCCCAGCCCTTCGTGAGCGCGGGGAGCTACGACCGTTTCATGGAGGTCGATGATCCGCGGGCTTCCGATTTCGCCGACCGCTTCCGGACGTACGGGGAGAACGAGATCCGGCGGCTGGAGGCGAACGGCTTCGGACTCTACCAGGTCGACGCCGACCGGGACGGGAAGCCGGACTTCGGCTTCGCGGATCCCGACTTCAACGTGAAGTCGTTCCGCTCCAACCTGGTCTTGCGCTGGCAGTATCGGCCCGGATCGACCGTGTTCCTCGTCTGGAGCCGCGACCAGCAGTCCTTCCGCAACGACGGTGCGTTCCGCCTCGGCGACGATCTGACGGACCTCGCGCGTATTCCGTCCACCAATATCTTCCTCGTCAAGTTCGAGCACTGGCTGGGGCTCTAG
- a CDS encoding DUF4342 domain-containing protein, with protein MTEEHRVPGENLVRKIKEIIREGNVRRITIRNEDGKELIEVPLSIGVVGTLMLPAWAAIGAIAALVTNCSIVVEREEPEGETNSAPVPADGEDGR; from the coding sequence ATGACCGAGGAACACCGAGTGCCGGGCGAGAACCTCGTGCGGAAGATCAAGGAGATCATCCGGGAGGGGAACGTCCGCCGCATCACGATCCGGAACGAAGACGGCAAGGAACTCATCGAGGTGCCGCTCTCCATCGGCGTCGTAGGGACGTTGATGCTGCCCGCCTGGGCGGCGATCGGCGCCATCGCCGCGCTCGTCACGAACTGCTCCATCGTCGTGGAACGCGAAGAACCCGAAGGAGAAACGAACTCCGCCCCGGTGCCCGCCGATGGCGAAGATGGCCGATAG
- a CDS encoding TonB-dependent receptor — MAAAVEVGIRRRLTAGAALVFFYMRAALASFYARAALASFYASAPLAAQAQDAIVRGRVLDAETGAPLAGATVLIRDTPLSATTRPDGGFGIASPANGTFTLVVVADGFRVAERELQTGRSGELSILLERRLFDVPELTVTASRSAVRTGEAPVSVAVMSGDELGNRDAVTLDEALPFAQGVIFNSGQMDIRGATGLARGVGSRVLMLLDGHRVLSGVGASIDFSGLPVLDVDQIEIVKGPHSTLWGTNALGGVVNVITKRPPAEPETIVRGYVGLFDTPARHSFTDERLSREGLALQHSRRIGDVGTTLYLAREESDGFRQNGALERWRMRLKTVFPAESANPWEIFVNWTGKEEEEFFTWLSPDRPLEVDPAELGDWIRSDDLVFGMTANPIVTPKHRVQVRPHIYHARNQNHFHDNEDYHRSTRLGTDVQWSLFPNRSHALTIGAEGAFTGVNSNFLEPSPDVTDLALFAQDEITFSDRVRGSVGLRLDYHNASAAKEDRFLNPKLGIVYEASDRLSLRGSLSRGYRAPSVSEQFTSTTQFGFRVIPNLELRGESAWAREVGATVHVSDRVWLDAGLFWSDYTDLIEPSPAPNNVFVFQFRNVAEAMVRGVDAGLRIGVIPTRLDLNANYTFLDTRDDRTGRSLPYRSRHNFTATASGLRGMVAVDFRHRSRVEQVLAFPLDERSAINLVDLRVRTRILGTRVQAKIENLFQTTYVDVQERSPGPTRSFRLTVTPRF, encoded by the coding sequence TTGGCAGCGGCAGTAGAGGTCGGGATCCGACGACGTCTCACGGCAGGCGCCGCGCTCGTCTTCTTCTACATGCGCGCGGCGCTCGCCTCCTTCTACGCGCGGGCGGCGCTTGCCTCCTTCTACGCGAGCGCTCCGCTCGCCGCCCAGGCCCAGGACGCCATCGTCCGCGGCCGCGTTCTGGACGCGGAGACGGGCGCGCCCCTCGCCGGGGCCACCGTGCTCATCCGCGACACCCCGCTGAGCGCGACGACGCGGCCCGATGGCGGCTTCGGCATCGCCTCTCCCGCCAACGGGACCTTCACCCTCGTCGTCGTGGCGGACGGCTTTCGCGTCGCCGAACGCGAACTTCAGACCGGTCGGTCGGGCGAACTCAGTATCCTGCTCGAGCGCCGGCTGTTCGACGTTCCCGAGTTGACCGTGACGGCGAGCCGCTCCGCCGTCCGGACCGGCGAGGCTCCCGTGAGCGTCGCCGTGATGAGCGGCGACGAACTCGGCAACCGCGACGCCGTGACCCTCGACGAGGCGCTCCCCTTCGCGCAGGGCGTGATCTTCAATTCCGGCCAGATGGACATCCGCGGCGCCACCGGCCTGGCGCGGGGCGTCGGCAGCCGCGTTCTCATGCTCCTCGATGGCCACCGCGTGCTCTCCGGCGTGGGCGCGTCCATCGATTTCAGCGGCCTACCCGTGCTGGACGTGGACCAGATCGAGATCGTAAAAGGCCCTCATTCCACCCTGTGGGGGACGAACGCGCTGGGCGGCGTCGTGAACGTGATCACGAAACGCCCGCCGGCGGAGCCCGAGACCATCGTCCGCGGCTACGTGGGACTCTTCGACACGCCGGCCCGCCATTCGTTCACGGACGAGCGCCTGAGCAGGGAAGGGCTCGCCCTCCAACATTCGCGCCGCATCGGCGATGTCGGTACCACCCTCTACCTGGCCCGGGAGGAATCGGACGGGTTCCGGCAGAACGGCGCGCTGGAGCGCTGGCGGATGCGGCTCAAGACCGTCTTCCCGGCGGAATCCGCCAATCCGTGGGAGATCTTCGTCAACTGGACGGGAAAGGAAGAGGAGGAGTTCTTCACCTGGCTGTCGCCGGACCGGCCGCTGGAGGTCGACCCGGCCGAACTCGGCGACTGGATTCGCTCGGACGACCTCGTCTTCGGCATGACGGCCAATCCGATCGTCACGCCGAAACACCGCGTGCAGGTGCGCCCGCACATCTACCACGCGCGGAACCAGAACCATTTCCACGACAACGAGGACTACCACCGCTCGACGCGCCTCGGCACCGATGTCCAGTGGTCTCTCTTCCCCAACCGTTCGCACGCGCTGACGATCGGGGCGGAAGGCGCTTTCACCGGCGTGAACTCGAATTTCCTGGAGCCATCGCCCGACGTGACGGACCTCGCGCTGTTCGCTCAGGATGAGATCACGTTCTCGGACCGGGTTCGCGGCTCGGTGGGCCTCCGACTCGACTACCACAACGCCTCGGCGGCAAAGGAGGACCGCTTCCTCAATCCGAAACTCGGGATCGTCTACGAGGCGAGCGACCGGTTGAGCCTTCGAGGGTCCCTCAGCCGCGGATACCGGGCGCCGAGCGTGTCCGAGCAGTTCACCTCGACGACCCAGTTCGGCTTTCGAGTCATCCCCAATCTCGAACTGCGGGGAGAATCCGCCTGGGCCCGCGAGGTCGGGGCGACCGTGCACGTGAGCGATCGCGTCTGGCTGGACGCCGGACTCTTCTGGAGCGACTACACGGATCTCATCGAACCGTCGCCAGCGCCCAACAACGTGTTCGTGTTTCAGTTCCGCAACGTCGCCGAAGCCATGGTGCGGGGCGTCGACGCGGGTCTGCGGATCGGCGTGATCCCGACCCGTCTGGACCTCAACGCGAACTACACCTTCCTCGATACGAGGGACGACCGGACCGGGCGCTCGCTCCCCTACCGTTCGCGCCACAACTTCACGGCGACGGCGTCCGGGTTGAGAGGTATGGTCGCGGTCGACTTCCGGCACCGGAGCCGCGTGGAGCAGGTGCTCGCCTTCCCGCTCGACGAGCGCAGCGCCATCAACCTCGTCGACCTGCGCGTGCGCACGCGGATTCTCGGGACCCGCGTGCAGGCGAAGATCGAGAACCTGTTCCAGACGACCTACGTGGACGTGCAGGAGCGGAGTCCGGGACCCACCCGAAGCTTCCGCCTCACCGTAACTCCTCGTTTCTAG
- a CDS encoding PQQ-dependent dehydrogenase, methanol/ethanol family: MARGDPGARPLAGALLVSCALAACEPSPRRDAAGAVTRDRLLATDTVAAEWLTSGRDFGETRYSPLGRIHVMNAAAVGLAWEYPWRSHVGSVHWGLEATPVVVDGVMYSPGPWGSVAALDAATGEPVWRYDPQVDPSTTRKGCCGPVNRGLEVWEGHVYIGTFDGWLVALDAATGEEVWRADTFIDRSLSYTSTGSPQIAGDVVVLGNAGGDFGVRGYITAYDLETGEEAWRFFTVPGDPAAGFEHPEMEAAAATWDPDSAWEGGLGGTVWGEMAYDPVLDLLYVGTGNAYPYPIWHRSPSGGDNLYLVSILAIDPKTGRLAWHYQTVPGEIWDYTATQNLILSTVTIDGRPRDVLLQAPKNGFFYVLDRATGELLRAENFVTVTWAQGIDLETGRPIPNPAADYRDEPRVVFPSSAGGHNWQPMSFNPETGIAYIPAREQAMLWRSLDEFDHRPEVAYEGFAASWPPFPEEFAHLAEGLPDIGPNEFLLAWDPVAGRELWRVPRGSMWNGGTLVTGGNLVVQGTASGTLDFHQADTGARIHSIHLGTGVMAGPMTYEVDGVQYIAVMAGYGGPRGSAYPLGSAAYDYDSAGRLLVFRLDGREVPLPPAQIVQTTPEPPDVALDAARVRRGAELFGVHCGICHRASDEHLSAYPDLRRMDGGAWESFDAVVLGGALAVNGMAGFGDLLSMEDVTAIRHYLTSEQRRLWEAESAADPVPDGR; the protein is encoded by the coding sequence GTGGCCCGCGGAGATCCGGGCGCCCGCCCGCTGGCCGGCGCGCTTCTTGTCTCCTGCGCGCTGGCGGCCTGCGAACCGTCCCCGCGGCGCGACGCGGCCGGCGCCGTCACCCGGGACCGTCTGCTGGCGACGGACACGGTCGCCGCGGAGTGGCTGACCTCCGGCCGGGATTTCGGGGAAACCCGGTACTCCCCGCTCGGGCGCATTCACGTCATGAACGCGGCCGCCGTGGGTCTCGCCTGGGAGTACCCGTGGCGGTCCCACGTCGGCTCAGTCCACTGGGGACTCGAGGCCACTCCCGTGGTCGTCGACGGCGTGATGTACTCGCCCGGCCCCTGGGGAAGCGTCGCGGCGCTCGACGCGGCGACGGGAGAACCGGTGTGGCGCTACGACCCGCAGGTCGACCCGAGCACCACGCGAAAGGGCTGCTGCGGCCCGGTCAACCGCGGACTCGAGGTGTGGGAGGGACACGTCTACATCGGCACCTTCGATGGCTGGCTGGTGGCGCTCGACGCGGCGACGGGCGAGGAGGTCTGGCGCGCCGACACCTTCATTGACCGGTCCCTCTCCTACACGAGCACCGGCTCGCCGCAGATCGCCGGCGACGTCGTCGTCCTCGGCAACGCCGGCGGCGACTTCGGCGTGCGCGGTTACATCACGGCGTACGACCTCGAGACCGGCGAGGAGGCGTGGCGCTTCTTCACCGTTCCCGGCGATCCGGCGGCCGGCTTCGAGCACCCGGAGATGGAGGCAGCCGCCGCCACGTGGGACCCGGACTCGGCCTGGGAGGGCGGACTCGGGGGCACCGTATGGGGGGAGATGGCGTACGACCCCGTCCTCGATCTCCTCTACGTGGGGACGGGGAACGCCTACCCGTACCCGATCTGGCACCGGAGCCCGTCGGGGGGCGACAACCTCTACCTCGTCTCCATCCTCGCCATCGACCCGAAGACGGGCCGCCTCGCCTGGCACTACCAGACGGTGCCGGGCGAGATCTGGGACTACACCGCCACGCAGAACCTCATCCTGAGCACGGTTACCATCGACGGCCGGCCGCGCGATGTCCTGCTCCAGGCCCCCAAGAACGGCTTCTTCTACGTGCTCGACCGCGCCACGGGCGAACTGCTGCGGGCGGAGAACTTCGTGACCGTCACCTGGGCACAGGGGATCGATCTCGAGACGGGGCGGCCGATCCCGAACCCCGCCGCTGACTATCGCGACGAACCGCGCGTCGTCTTCCCCTCCTCCGCGGGCGGCCACAACTGGCAGCCGATGTCCTTCAACCCCGAAACGGGCATCGCCTACATCCCGGCCCGCGAACAGGCCATGCTGTGGCGTTCGCTGGACGAGTTCGACCATCGCCCGGAGGTGGCGTATGAAGGCTTCGCCGCCTCCTGGCCTCCCTTTCCGGAGGAGTTCGCGCACCTCGCCGAGGGTCTCCCCGACATCGGCCCGAACGAGTTTCTCCTCGCGTGGGACCCCGTCGCGGGGCGCGAGTTGTGGCGGGTTCCGCGCGGCAGCATGTGGAATGGGGGCACGCTGGTGACGGGCGGAAACCTCGTCGTCCAGGGGACGGCGTCGGGCACGCTCGACTTCCACCAGGCGGACACCGGCGCGCGCATCCACAGCATCCATCTCGGCACAGGTGTGATGGCGGGGCCCATGACGTACGAGGTCGACGGCGTGCAGTACATCGCGGTCATGGCGGGCTACGGCGGGCCGAGGGGCTCCGCCTACCCGCTGGGCTCGGCGGCGTACGACTACGATAGCGCGGGGCGGCTGCTCGTCTTCAGGCTCGATGGCCGGGAGGTGCCGCTACCACCCGCGCAGATCGTGCAGACCACGCCGGAACCGCCGGATGTCGCGCTCGACGCGGCCAGGGTGCGGCGCGGGGCGGAACTCTTCGGGGTCCACTGCGGCATCTGTCACCGGGCCTCTGATGAACACCTCTCCGCCTATCCCGACCTGCGCCGCATGGATGGCGGCGCGTGGGAGAGCTTCGACGCCGTCGTGCTCGGCGGAGCGCTCGCCGTGAACGGCATGGCCGGCTTCGGCGACCTTCTCTCGATGGAGGACGTCACCGCGATTCGGCACTACCTCACGAGCGAGCAGCGGCGCCTGTGGGAGGCGGAGTCGGCCGCCGATCCCGTCCCGGACGGCCGCTGA
- a CDS encoding zf-TFIIB domain-containing protein: MSETRWPCPVCLGTRMEKTSLGAGAGDAAGPLTLDHCARCGGMWFELGEVQRLRSERPESLWAQIPARDERHRAQCHACRAFVDRDAPKCAACGAKTRLNCPACDTRMLQVRQSSLTLDVCKRCKGVWFDHHELEAIWEMERDRLVARRGRDGAVARTADTGADVLFETLFWAPDLVFVGAHVTGHAVAAAAEAAPAAIDAVGDAAASVFEAILEIVGGIFG, from the coding sequence GTGAGCGAGACGCGCTGGCCGTGCCCCGTATGTCTCGGGACCAGGATGGAGAAGACATCGCTCGGGGCCGGGGCCGGAGACGCCGCCGGTCCGCTGACGCTCGACCATTGCGCCCGTTGCGGCGGCATGTGGTTCGAGTTGGGGGAGGTGCAGCGCCTCCGTTCCGAGCGGCCCGAGTCGCTGTGGGCGCAAATCCCGGCGCGCGACGAGCGGCACCGGGCCCAGTGTCACGCCTGCCGCGCGTTCGTGGACCGAGACGCGCCGAAATGCGCCGCGTGCGGGGCGAAGACCCGCCTGAACTGTCCCGCCTGCGATACCCGCATGCTGCAGGTCCGCCAATCCTCGCTCACGCTCGATGTGTGCAAGCGGTGCAAGGGCGTTTGGTTCGACCACCACGAACTCGAGGCGATCTGGGAGATGGAACGGGACCGGCTCGTCGCGCGGCGGGGACGCGACGGCGCAGTCGCGCGCACCGCGGACACCGGCGCCGACGTCCTGTTCGAGACGCTCTTCTGGGCGCCGGATCTCGTCTTCGTGGGGGCGCATGTGACCGGCCACGCCGTGGCGGCCGCGGCGGAAGCGGCGCCGGCCGCCATCGACGCCGTCGGCGATGCGGCCGCGAGCGTGTTCGAGGCGATCCTCGAGATCGTCGGCGGCATCTTCGGCTGA
- a CDS encoding sodium:solute symporter family protein — protein MPADVEALMEPWVVATGLIFVYLVATIVLGAIANRRMSVDLEDFLLYGRKAGFIVLYLTVVATYHSAFAFLGSGGYFYTHGIGFWAAGAWTVLVGAVTYVLGSRIWALGKTFGYITPADLLADFYESDAVRVVAAIVSVLFTILYIQVQAVGLGYILSVASGDRISFELGTLILLIVAAGYLIAGGLRAVYWTDVIQGVWMYVAVWAGALVLAFELFGGPLELWRRVAAERPDLLSLPGPEGLFTPGMWFGMVIVLSFGIVFQPHLFIRYYTAVSARTIKWLGATTPIYLMTLYIPAALVGLGGALVMPDIEIADRIFPEMLFAYAPAWLTGAILAGATAAAMSTLDSMLHANMTVLTRDVYQRYIRTNASQNHYILIGRLIVVALLFVGYVLSVSTFEYLVELVALSGSGALQLMPAVLGVCFPGRHITTRAGVLAGIGAGLATLYFTLVLFPNPLGLHGGVWGLLVNFLVTWFVSRVTPPPSDVTVSRIHGVVERFVHEGDPA, from the coding sequence GTGCCTGCGGACGTCGAGGCCTTGATGGAGCCGTGGGTCGTCGCGACGGGTCTCATCTTCGTTTACCTAGTGGCCACGATCGTGCTGGGGGCGATCGCGAACCGGCGCATGTCCGTGGACCTGGAGGACTTCCTCCTCTACGGACGCAAGGCGGGGTTCATCGTCCTCTACCTTACGGTCGTTGCGACCTACCATTCCGCCTTCGCCTTCCTCGGTTCCGGCGGCTACTTCTACACGCACGGGATCGGGTTCTGGGCCGCGGGCGCGTGGACGGTGCTCGTGGGGGCCGTCACCTACGTGCTCGGCAGCCGGATCTGGGCGCTGGGCAAGACGTTCGGCTACATCACGCCGGCCGACCTGCTGGCGGACTTCTACGAGTCGGATGCCGTCCGCGTCGTGGCGGCGATCGTCTCCGTCCTGTTCACGATCCTCTACATCCAGGTCCAGGCCGTGGGGCTGGGCTACATCCTCTCCGTGGCGTCGGGCGACCGGATCTCGTTCGAACTCGGCACGCTGATTCTTCTCATCGTCGCGGCGGGCTACCTCATCGCCGGCGGCCTGCGCGCGGTGTACTGGACGGACGTGATTCAGGGCGTGTGGATGTACGTCGCCGTGTGGGCGGGCGCGCTCGTGCTCGCCTTCGAACTGTTCGGCGGCCCGCTCGAACTGTGGCGCCGGGTGGCCGCCGAGCGGCCCGATCTGCTGAGCTTGCCGGGCCCGGAGGGCCTGTTCACGCCGGGCATGTGGTTCGGGATGGTCATCGTCCTCTCGTTCGGGATCGTCTTCCAGCCGCATCTCTTCATCCGCTACTACACGGCGGTCTCCGCGCGCACGATCAAGTGGCTCGGCGCCACGACCCCCATCTACCTGATGACGCTCTACATTCCGGCGGCGCTCGTGGGGCTGGGCGGGGCACTGGTGATGCCGGACATCGAGATCGCCGACCGGATCTTCCCGGAGATGCTGTTCGCCTACGCCCCGGCGTGGCTGACGGGCGCGATCCTGGCCGGGGCGACGGCGGCGGCGATGTCGACGCTCGATTCGATGCTGCACGCGAACATGACGGTGCTCACCCGCGACGTGTACCAGCGCTACATCCGCACGAACGCGAGCCAGAACCACTACATCCTCATCGGCCGGCTGATCGTCGTCGCCCTCCTCTTCGTCGGATACGTCCTCTCGGTGAGCACGTTCGAGTACCTGGTTGAGCTCGTCGCGCTGTCCGGATCCGGCGCGCTGCAGTTGATGCCGGCCGTCCTCGGCGTCTGCTTCCCGGGCCGGCACATCACGACGAGAGCCGGCGTGCTCGCGGGGATCGGGGCCGGACTCGCGACGCTCTACTTCACGCTCGTACTGTTCCCGAATCCGCTGGGGCTGCACGGCGGCGTGTGGGGTCTGCTGGTGAACTTCCTGGTGACCTGGTTCGTGAGCCGCGTCACGCCGCCGCCGAGCGACGTGACCGTGTCGCGGATCCACGGCGTTGTGGAGCGCTTCGTGCACGAGGGCGATCCCGCGTGA
- a CDS encoding amidohydrolase family protein, producing the protein MPRRAIVPTRRRRAVTILVAAVSISLMPAAGGCATDGGRDASDLHPAGPDAAVVIRADRILDGRGAALTGRELVVRDGRIEAIAEAGATQGAVVYRLPGATVLPGLIDTHVHLGWHFDAATGRLSSAASTNTAEDRVLYAAENAWNMLASGVTTVQSLGGPEDVPVRDAIARGSLPGPRILTSIEPITLGSGGPEEIRARVDELAAAGADVIKIFASASIRVGGTPTLSQEQLDAACGRARERGLRAVVHAHGPESARRSALAGCRQIEHGALLDRETLELLAERQLYYDPHTHLIFENYFVNQDRYLGVGNYTEDGFRQMRAAVPVALAAFREALDVEGLDIVFGTDAVAGAHGRNWTELVYRVREGGQDPMEAIVSATSLAAASLELEETVGTLAPGFEADVIAVAGDPTADIGALEHVVLVMRAGVVYRHRPLAGTP; encoded by the coding sequence ATGCCGCGCCGCGCGATCGTACCGACGCGACGCCGCAGGGCCGTGACGATCCTCGTCGCCGCCGTCTCGATCTCATTGATGCCGGCGGCGGGCGGGTGCGCGACGGACGGGGGGCGGGACGCATCGGATTTGCACCCCGCAGGTCCGGACGCCGCCGTCGTGATCCGGGCGGATCGGATCCTGGACGGGCGCGGCGCCGCGCTCACGGGCAGGGAACTCGTGGTGCGGGACGGACGGATCGAAGCCATCGCCGAGGCGGGGGCCACGCAGGGCGCCGTCGTATACCGACTGCCGGGGGCGACTGTGCTGCCGGGGCTCATCGACACGCACGTCCACCTCGGTTGGCACTTCGACGCGGCGACAGGACGGCTGAGCAGCGCGGCGTCGACGAACACGGCGGAAGACCGCGTGCTTTACGCGGCCGAGAACGCCTGGAACATGCTCGCGAGCGGCGTCACGACCGTGCAGAGCCTGGGCGGACCGGAGGACGTGCCGGTCCGGGACGCGATCGCGCGCGGCTCGCTGCCGGGACCGCGGATCCTCACGTCGATCGAGCCCATCACGCTCGGGAGCGGCGGACCGGAGGAGATCCGCGCGCGCGTGGACGAACTGGCGGCGGCGGGAGCGGACGTGATCAAGATCTTCGCGTCCGCCAGCATCAGGGTCGGCGGCACCCCTACGCTGAGCCAGGAGCAGCTCGACGCCGCCTGCGGCCGGGCGCGCGAGCGGGGCCTGCGCGCCGTGGTCCACGCTCACGGCCCCGAGAGCGCGCGGCGCTCCGCCCTCGCCGGCTGCCGGCAGATCGAGCACGGCGCCCTCCTCGACCGCGAGACGCTCGAACTGCTCGCCGAACGGCAACTCTACTACGATCCGCACACCCACCTGATCTTCGAGAACTACTTCGTAAACCAGGACCGCTACCTCGGCGTCGGGAACTACACGGAAGACGGATTTCGTCAGATGCGCGCGGCGGTGCCGGTCGCGCTCGCCGCCTTCCGCGAGGCTCTCGACGTCGAGGGGCTCGATATCGTGTTCGGGACCGACGCCGTGGCCGGAGCGCACGGGCGCAATTGGACGGAACTGGTGTACAGAGTGCGTGAGGGCGGACAGGACCCGATGGAGGCCATCGTGTCGGCCACGAGCCTGGCGGCGGCTTCGCTCGAACTCGAGGAGACGGTGGGCACGCTGGCGCCGGGGTTCGAGGCCGATGTGATCGCCGTAGCGGGAGATCCGACAGCGGATATCGGCGCCCTCGAGCATGTCGTGCTCGTGATGCGGGCCGGAGTGGTTTACCGACACCGGCCGCTCGCGGGGACGCCGTGA